A single genomic interval of Longimicrobium sp. harbors:
- the thiE gene encoding thiamine phosphate synthase, producing the protein MTLAERLRLIVVTDADCGGRDLVDVVRAALRGGAPAIQLRMKDGAARDMVEMAQALLAETRLAGALLFVNDRVDVAVIAGADGAHVGQDDLPVSAARRVSAPGFLLGVSAESVELALQAEVEGADYVGVGPVYVTGSKADAGEPIGLGRIAEVAAAVKIPVVGIGGIAVGNARAVVESGAAGVAVISAVMRADDPESATRELLRATTI; encoded by the coding sequence GTGACGCTCGCCGAGCGGCTGCGGCTGATCGTGGTTACCGATGCGGACTGCGGCGGGCGCGACCTGGTGGACGTCGTCCGCGCGGCGCTGCGGGGCGGCGCGCCGGCCATCCAGCTGCGGATGAAGGATGGTGCCGCGCGCGACATGGTGGAGATGGCGCAGGCGCTGCTCGCGGAGACGCGCCTCGCCGGGGCGCTGCTGTTCGTCAACGACCGCGTGGACGTGGCCGTGATCGCCGGGGCAGACGGCGCGCACGTGGGCCAGGACGACCTTCCCGTCAGCGCGGCGCGGCGCGTTTCGGCCCCCGGCTTTCTGCTGGGCGTTTCGGCGGAGAGCGTGGAGTTGGCCTTGCAGGCGGAGGTGGAGGGCGCGGATTACGTCGGCGTCGGCCCCGTCTACGTCACGGGTAGCAAGGCCGACGCGGGCGAGCCCATCGGCCTTGGACGCATCGCGGAGGTGGCCGCGGCGGTGAAGATCCCCGTCGTGGGAATTGGGGGGATCGCGGTCGGCAACGCGCGGGCGGTGGTGGAATCGGGCGCGGCCGGCGTGGCGGTGATCAGCGCGGTCATGCGCGCGGACGATCCCGAATCCGCCACGCGCGAGCTGCTGCGGGCCACCACGATCTAG
- the ruvX gene encoding Holliday junction resolvase RuvX — MSRTIAFDYGQRRIGVAVSDPTRTIASPLTTLQRRAGKRPPWPEIAALVAESEADEAVVGLPLDLAGEENEWVAEVRRFGDDLARRTGLPVHWMDERMSSISAERAVRGMGLKKSDREQKGRIDSAAAAVILETWLALRRNQRRASGETE, encoded by the coding sequence TTGTCCCGAACCATCGCCTTCGACTACGGCCAGCGCCGCATTGGCGTGGCGGTCAGCGACCCCACGCGGACCATCGCGTCGCCGCTGACCACCCTGCAGCGGCGTGCCGGAAAGCGCCCGCCGTGGCCCGAGATCGCCGCCCTGGTCGCGGAAAGCGAGGCCGACGAGGCGGTGGTGGGGCTGCCGCTGGACCTGGCCGGCGAAGAGAACGAGTGGGTGGCCGAGGTGCGCCGCTTCGGGGACGACCTGGCGCGGCGCACCGGGCTGCCGGTGCACTGGATGGACGAGCGCATGTCGTCCATCAGCGCCGAGCGGGCGGTGCGCGGGATGGGGCTCAAGAAGAGCGACCGCGAGCAGAAGGGACGCATCGATTCCGCGGCGGCGGCGGTGATCCTGGAAACCTGGCTGGCTCTGCGCCGCAACCAGCGCAGGGCTTCGGGAGAGACGGAATGA
- the gyrA gene encoding DNA gyrase subunit A, which translates to MVPGIPVSRILPRLIEQEMRESFIDYSMSVIVQRALPDVRDGLKPVHRRILFAMQEAGLIPTRAYKKCATVVGDVLGKYHPHGDSSVYDALVRMVQDFSLRYPLVDGQGNFGSIDGDAAAAYRYTESRLAPLAMELLADIDKETVDFSPNYDDRLMEPKVLPAKFPNLLVNGSSGIAVGMATNIPPHNLREVVNACVNLIDNPDATWEDLHQFVRGPDFPTGGVIYGRDGFRGAYEHGRGRVVLRARAEVEEKEGGRERIVITEVPFQVNKSRVIEHIAELVRDKKIEGIADLRDESDRRIRVVIELKRDAIPHIVLNQLYKHTQLQSTFGIIMLALAGGVPKIMGLREMLQHFVQHRHTVVRRRAEFELRKAREREHILEGLKIAVDHIDEVIAIIRGSETTGEAGVALRTRFTLSERQSDAILNMRLARLTGLEIEQLEAELGEVRATIADLEDILGNVERRKSIIKDELIEVADKFGDERRTEILGDASSLSIEDLIPDEEMVITVSHTGYIKRVPSDTYRAQARGGRGIEGMKTKEEDWVEHLFLANTHDYLMFFTRDGQCYWLKVHEIPVGSRNSRGKPVVNLINIASDEKVAALVPVRTFSPDKSLIFATRKGVVKKTSLAAYGNPRRVGLNAINVLEDDELITVIPADGSCNVVLATREGMAIRFEEKDVREMGRATTGVRGITLQENDEVIGMVVTKPGSSLLVITELGMGKRTPLEAYRCQRRGGRGVINVRISDKTGRVVAIKEVHDGDELMVITRQGVIIRTPVDGIRSIGRNTQGVKLINLGAKDAVMDVARVVNEDEEPKAILADEDPGQEVVDSTALEESLGINPEDGEFDDEPADAGDLIDEDAGDDSIDELLGDE; encoded by the coding sequence ATGGTGCCGGGGATTCCCGTTTCGCGCATCCTGCCCCGGCTGATCGAGCAGGAAATGCGCGAGTCGTTCATCGACTACTCGATGAGCGTCATCGTGCAGCGCGCGCTTCCCGACGTGCGCGACGGCCTCAAGCCGGTGCACCGCCGCATCCTGTTCGCCATGCAGGAGGCGGGGCTCATCCCCACCCGCGCCTACAAGAAGTGCGCTACGGTGGTGGGCGACGTGCTGGGCAAGTACCACCCGCACGGCGACTCCTCCGTCTACGACGCCCTCGTGCGCATGGTGCAGGACTTTTCCCTGCGCTACCCGCTGGTGGACGGGCAGGGCAACTTCGGCAGCATCGACGGCGACGCGGCGGCGGCCTACCGCTACACCGAGTCGCGCCTGGCGCCGCTGGCCATGGAGCTGCTGGCCGACATCGACAAGGAAACGGTCGACTTTTCGCCCAACTACGACGACCGGCTCATGGAGCCGAAGGTCCTCCCGGCGAAGTTCCCCAACCTCCTCGTCAACGGCTCCAGCGGCATCGCGGTGGGCATGGCCACCAACATTCCGCCGCACAACCTGCGCGAGGTGGTGAACGCCTGCGTGAACCTGATCGACAATCCCGACGCCACCTGGGAAGACCTTCACCAGTTCGTGCGCGGGCCCGACTTTCCCACCGGCGGCGTGATCTACGGGCGCGACGGCTTCCGCGGCGCGTACGAGCACGGCCGCGGCCGCGTGGTGCTGCGCGCGCGCGCCGAGGTCGAGGAAAAGGAAGGCGGCCGCGAGCGCATCGTCATCACCGAGGTGCCGTTCCAGGTCAACAAGTCGCGGGTGATCGAGCACATCGCCGAGCTGGTGCGCGACAAGAAGATCGAGGGAATCGCCGACCTTCGCGACGAGAGCGACCGCCGCATTCGCGTGGTCATCGAGCTCAAGCGCGACGCCATTCCCCACATCGTGCTCAACCAGCTGTACAAGCACACGCAGCTGCAGAGCACCTTCGGCATCATCATGCTGGCGCTGGCGGGGGGCGTGCCCAAGATCATGGGCCTTCGCGAGATGCTTCAGCACTTCGTGCAGCACCGGCACACCGTGGTGCGCCGCCGGGCCGAGTTCGAGCTTCGCAAGGCGCGTGAGCGCGAGCACATCCTGGAAGGCCTCAAGATCGCCGTCGACCACATCGACGAGGTGATCGCCATCATCCGCGGCTCCGAGACCACGGGCGAGGCGGGCGTGGCACTGCGGACGCGGTTCACGCTTTCCGAGCGGCAGAGCGACGCCATCCTGAACATGCGCCTCGCGCGCCTGACCGGGCTGGAGATCGAGCAGCTCGAGGCCGAGCTGGGCGAGGTGCGCGCCACCATCGCCGACCTCGAGGACATCCTGGGCAACGTCGAGCGGCGCAAGTCCATCATCAAGGACGAGCTGATCGAGGTGGCCGACAAGTTCGGCGACGAGCGGCGCACCGAGATCCTGGGCGACGCGTCGAGCCTCTCCATCGAGGACCTGATCCCCGACGAGGAGATGGTGATCACCGTCAGCCACACGGGCTACATCAAGCGCGTGCCCTCCGACACCTACCGCGCCCAGGCGCGCGGCGGGCGGGGGATCGAGGGGATGAAGACCAAGGAAGAAGACTGGGTGGAGCACCTGTTCCTGGCCAACACCCACGACTACCTGATGTTCTTCACCCGCGACGGCCAGTGCTACTGGCTGAAGGTGCACGAGATTCCCGTGGGCAGCCGCAACAGCCGCGGCAAGCCGGTGGTGAACCTGATCAACATTGCCTCCGACGAGAAGGTGGCGGCGCTGGTGCCGGTGCGCACCTTCAGCCCCGACAAGTCGCTGATCTTCGCCACGCGCAAGGGCGTGGTGAAGAAGACGTCGCTGGCGGCGTACGGAAACCCCCGGCGCGTGGGGCTGAACGCCATCAACGTGCTCGAGGACGACGAGCTGATCACCGTGATCCCGGCCGACGGCTCGTGCAACGTGGTGCTGGCCACGCGCGAGGGGATGGCCATCCGCTTCGAGGAAAAGGACGTCCGCGAGATGGGGCGCGCCACCACCGGCGTGCGCGGCATCACCCTGCAGGAAAATGACGAGGTGATCGGCATGGTGGTGACCAAGCCGGGCTCGTCGCTGCTGGTGATCACCGAGCTGGGGATGGGCAAGCGCACCCCGCTGGAGGCGTACCGCTGCCAGCGCCGGGGCGGGCGCGGGGTGATCAACGTGCGCATCTCCGACAAGACGGGGCGCGTCGTGGCCATCAAGGAGGTGCACGACGGCGATGAGCTGATGGTGATCACCAGGCAGGGCGTGATCATCCGCACCCCCGTGGACGGCATCCGCTCCATCGGCCGCAACACCCAGGGCGTCAAGCTGATCAACCTGGGCGCCAAGGACGCGGTGATGGACGTGGCGCGCGTGGTCAACGAGGACGAGGAGCCCAAGGCCATCCTGGCCGACGAGGACCCCGGCCAGGAGGTGGTGGACAGCACCGCGCTGGAAGAGTCGCTGGGGATCAACCCCGAGGACGGCGAGTTCGACGACGAGCCGGCCGACGCGGGCGACCTGATCGACGAGGACGCGGGCGACGACTCCATCGACGAGCTGCTCGGCGACGAGTAG
- the mltG gene encoding endolytic transglycosylase MltG, whose product MRFGRSMAILALALLAACGSGEGKGEPVRFKVPEGSGLSSVTDTLAKRGVVGSAATFKLYARMQGAAPKLKPGVYEVRPGASYGLIVQKLTTGDVVKTRVVIPEGWDLRGIAPRLAQATGLPNDSVLSRLMDPALAQKYGVPGPTLEGYLYPATYTLPMGSSLDRILREMTGQYKRQWTPAMRARAQALRMSEREVVTLASIVEKEARVWTERPTIARVYHNRLQRGMRLEADPTVQYALGEHQKRLLRKHIQQVAADPYNTYRHKGLPPGPIASPSRGAVEATLNPAEHEFLFFVARRNGTHVFTRTYNEHLREVAKSRAELRAAQPGARR is encoded by the coding sequence ATGAGGTTCGGTCGATCGATGGCGATCCTCGCGCTCGCGCTCCTGGCGGCGTGCGGCAGCGGCGAGGGGAAGGGCGAGCCGGTGCGCTTCAAGGTGCCGGAGGGGAGCGGGCTGTCGTCCGTCACCGACACGCTGGCAAAGCGCGGCGTCGTAGGCTCCGCCGCCACCTTCAAGCTGTACGCGCGGATGCAGGGTGCCGCGCCCAAGCTGAAGCCCGGCGTGTACGAGGTGCGCCCCGGCGCGTCGTACGGGCTGATCGTGCAGAAGCTCACCACGGGCGACGTGGTGAAGACGCGCGTCGTCATTCCCGAGGGGTGGGACCTGCGCGGGATCGCCCCGCGGCTGGCGCAGGCCACGGGGCTGCCCAACGACTCGGTGCTGTCGCGGCTGATGGACCCCGCCCTGGCGCAGAAGTACGGCGTGCCTGGGCCCACGCTGGAGGGCTATCTGTATCCCGCGACGTACACCCTGCCGATGGGCTCGTCGCTGGACCGCATCCTTCGCGAGATGACGGGGCAGTACAAGCGCCAGTGGACGCCCGCCATGCGCGCGCGTGCCCAGGCGTTGCGGATGAGTGAGCGCGAGGTGGTGACGCTGGCTTCCATCGTGGAAAAGGAGGCGCGCGTGTGGACCGAGCGGCCCACCATCGCCCGCGTCTATCACAACCGCCTGCAGCGCGGAATGCGCCTGGAAGCGGACCCCACCGTCCAGTACGCCCTGGGCGAGCACCAGAAGCGGCTGCTGCGCAAGCACATCCAGCAGGTTGCCGCCGATCCGTACAACACGTATCGCCACAAGGGGCTGCCGCCCGGCCCCATCGCGTCTCCCAGCCGCGGGGCGGTGGAGGCGACGCTGAACCCGGCGGAGCACGAGTTCCTGTTCTTCGTGGCGCGGCGCAACGGCACGCACGTGTTCACGCGGACGTACAACGAGCACCTGCGCGAGGTCGCCAAGTCGCGCGCGGAGCTTCGCGCCGCGCAGCCGGGCGCCCGCCGGTGA
- a CDS encoding carboxypeptidase-like regulatory domain-containing protein: protein MTARMPYDQALRGSVGGTQSYVAESRTIPGFGGVYAEKCDIIVLSTKPDSSAAAKAQERFAADLPSAGECRGVVRVRGAPYTWADLTRWHEQLAPGGTTGVVGHAANVIRNRVVVAVEDEAAAGRVRDAVHLTGVPAGAVLIAITGPVPLPLPRYMLRVHAQRGEAPGPVTGVMATVSSPGGGTLARGTTDADGDWLVALDGKGEYEVRVSAPGGYQLAPGQPGSKRVWVGAMDEEPTYTRFNFVRRPTSR from the coding sequence TTGACAGCGCGTATGCCGTACGACCAGGCGCTGCGGGGGAGCGTAGGCGGAACCCAGTCGTACGTCGCGGAATCTCGAACGATACCAGGATTCGGCGGTGTTTACGCGGAAAAGTGCGACATCATCGTCCTTTCGACCAAGCCGGACTCCTCCGCCGCGGCAAAGGCGCAGGAGCGCTTCGCTGCGGATCTGCCCAGCGCTGGCGAATGCCGGGGCGTGGTGCGCGTGCGAGGGGCGCCGTATACCTGGGCGGACCTGACCCGGTGGCACGAGCAGCTGGCGCCGGGCGGAACGACGGGCGTCGTCGGTCATGCAGCGAACGTCATCCGGAACCGGGTCGTCGTCGCCGTCGAGGACGAGGCTGCAGCCGGCCGGGTTCGGGACGCTGTGCACCTCACAGGGGTTCCAGCAGGCGCGGTGCTCATTGCGATCACCGGCCCGGTGCCGCTGCCACTCCCGCGCTACATGCTGCGCGTGCACGCGCAGCGGGGAGAGGCACCCGGTCCCGTTACCGGTGTCATGGCCACGGTCTCATCGCCGGGGGGCGGCACGCTGGCCCGCGGCACCACGGATGCGGACGGGGATTGGCTCGTCGCGCTGGATGGGAAGGGAGAGTACGAGGTGCGCGTGAGCGCCCCAGGGGGCTACCAGCTAGCGCCCGGCCAACCGGGATCGAAGCGCGTCTGGGTAGGCGCCATGGACGAGGAGCCCACTTATACGCGCTTCAACTTCGTGCGGCGCCCCACCAGCCGTTGA
- a CDS encoding peptidylprolyl isomerase — MAEAKRGDTVRVHYKGTLDDGSVFDSSEGRDPLEFTIGGGQVIAGFDQGVTGMSPGDERTINIPSSDAYGEVRAELLLRVPREQFPPDVTPEVGQQLQMSDGQQTFIVTVRDVANDAVLLDANHPLAGKALTFELTLVDIR; from the coding sequence ATGGCCGAAGCGAAGCGCGGTGACACGGTCCGCGTTCACTACAAGGGCACGCTGGACGACGGGAGCGTGTTCGACAGCTCGGAAGGGCGCGACCCGCTGGAGTTCACCATCGGCGGCGGGCAGGTGATCGCCGGGTTCGACCAGGGCGTCACGGGCATGTCGCCCGGCGACGAGCGCACCATCAACATCCCGTCGTCCGATGCGTACGGCGAGGTGCGGGCGGAGCTCCTGCTGCGCGTGCCCCGCGAGCAGTTTCCGCCCGACGTGACGCCCGAGGTGGGGCAGCAGCTGCAGATGAGCGACGGGCAGCAGACCTTCATCGTCACCGTCCGCGACGTGGCCAACGACGCGGTGTTGCTGGACGCCAACCATCCGCTGGCGGGTAAGGCGCTCACATTCGAGCTCACGCTGGTCGACATCCGCTGA
- a CDS encoding ATP-binding protein, whose protein sequence is MLRTVALRFGAAEGDEPLRFSPGPMTVFVGPNNSGKSLALREVEEWIESGGDSLRHIIKRLGLQLPPAAVIEKMLRSRAVGVPEDGASENEVRVLRLRSAGEYSRRRATDSAEPLVEHTIDLPRLMAAVAHAQNASDEEMDIICQDLLSLFTLRLDGQTRLALTQPQAAGGRHANPTNHLGVLFRDDEARERIRDITSDAFGLFFVIDPGSGNQFHVRMSERPPIDDDEEQAGDDRARAFHGRAHPMSEMSDGIRAFTGLTAALLSADYRIMLVDEPEAFLHPPLSRKLGKRLTQLAAERGATVLAATHSPDFVMGCVTAGQAVNIVRLTYRKGMPSARLLAAHQLEAMMRDPLLRSTGVLGALFHEGAIVCEADADRVYYAEINERLLAHRGGGADGCVFLNAQNKQTVRRIVRPLREMGLPAAAILDLDLLKGREDFRDLMNAAFVPSVFWEPWEDIRKRLQQKMNNAHYKDGGIYRVNGEVRKEFEELLANLSEYGIFLVPAGELECWMPELGVGGHGPEWLTQVFQKMGMDPSDDVYQRPGQGGVWKFMQRVATWIADPRRKGMRDDAVPVERRLAPPKDADTIVTPLVSEPLMVPEVQQTVA, encoded by the coding sequence ATGCTCAGAACGGTAGCCCTGCGCTTCGGCGCGGCCGAAGGCGACGAGCCGCTGCGGTTTTCCCCCGGCCCGATGACCGTGTTCGTGGGCCCCAACAACTCGGGAAAAAGCCTGGCGCTTCGCGAGGTGGAAGAGTGGATCGAGTCCGGCGGCGACTCGCTGCGCCACATCATCAAGCGCCTGGGGCTGCAGCTTCCGCCGGCCGCCGTGATCGAGAAGATGCTGCGTTCCCGTGCCGTCGGTGTGCCGGAGGACGGCGCGTCCGAGAACGAGGTGCGCGTGCTGCGGCTTCGCTCCGCGGGCGAGTACTCGCGGCGCCGCGCCACGGACAGCGCCGAGCCCCTGGTGGAGCACACCATCGACCTCCCGCGGCTGATGGCCGCCGTCGCCCACGCGCAGAACGCGTCGGACGAGGAGATGGACATCATCTGCCAGGACCTGCTCTCGCTCTTCACCCTGCGGCTCGACGGGCAGACGCGCCTGGCGCTCACCCAGCCGCAGGCAGCCGGCGGGCGGCACGCCAACCCCACCAACCACCTGGGCGTGCTGTTTCGCGACGACGAGGCCCGCGAACGCATTCGCGACATCACCTCCGACGCGTTCGGGCTGTTCTTCGTGATCGATCCCGGCAGCGGCAACCAGTTCCACGTGCGGATGTCGGAGCGCCCGCCCATCGACGACGACGAGGAGCAGGCCGGCGACGACCGCGCGCGCGCATTCCACGGCCGCGCGCACCCCATGTCGGAGATGAGCGACGGCATCCGCGCCTTTACCGGCCTGACCGCCGCGCTGCTGAGCGCCGACTACCGCATCATGCTGGTGGACGAGCCCGAAGCGTTCCTGCACCCGCCGCTCAGCCGCAAGCTGGGCAAACGCCTGACGCAGCTGGCGGCGGAGCGCGGGGCCACGGTGCTGGCCGCCACCCACTCGCCCGACTTCGTGATGGGGTGCGTCACCGCGGGGCAGGCGGTGAACATCGTGCGGCTGACGTACCGGAAGGGAATGCCCAGCGCCCGCCTCCTGGCCGCGCACCAGCTGGAAGCGATGATGCGCGACCCGCTGCTGCGCAGCACCGGCGTGCTGGGCGCGCTCTTCCACGAAGGGGCCATCGTCTGCGAGGCCGACGCCGACCGCGTGTACTACGCCGAGATCAACGAGCGGCTGCTGGCGCACCGTGGCGGAGGCGCGGACGGGTGCGTGTTCCTGAACGCGCAGAACAAGCAGACGGTGCGGCGCATCGTGCGGCCGCTGCGCGAGATGGGGTTGCCCGCGGCCGCCATCCTGGACCTGGACCTGCTGAAGGGCCGCGAAGACTTCCGCGACCTGATGAACGCCGCGTTCGTGCCGTCCGTCTTCTGGGAGCCGTGGGAGGACATCCGCAAGCGGCTTCAGCAGAAGATGAACAACGCCCACTACAAGGACGGCGGCATCTACCGGGTGAACGGCGAGGTGCGCAAGGAGTTCGAGGAGCTGCTGGCGAACCTGTCGGAGTACGGCATCTTCCTGGTGCCCGCGGGCGAGCTGGAGTGCTGGATGCCGGAGCTCGGCGTAGGCGGGCACGGGCCGGAGTGGCTGACGCAGGTGTTCCAGAAGATGGGGATGGACCCGTCCGACGACGTGTACCAGCGACCTGGCCAGGGCGGCGTGTGGAAGTTCATGCAGCGCGTGGCCACGTGGATCGCCGATCCGCGCCGCAAGGGAATGCGCGACGACGCGGTGCCGGTGGAGCGGCGCCTGGCCCCGCCCAAGGACGCGGACACCATCGTCACCCCGCTGGTTTCGGAGCCCCTGATGGTGCCGGAGGTCCAGCAAACCGTCGCCTGA
- a CDS encoding DUF2335 domain-containing protein, giving the protein MSQKQTSGDRQLSPQRDNAVAGSSEGPAILRQEELFPAAIHVSESSSFSGPLPPPDLLAEYEAVVPGLADRIVRMAEDEGGHRRKMQSGLLRLSFLGLGSAFIITMTGILGGFYLINGGKSLEGIATFIGALGSLLLVYLSRGKAAPPKAQIDEGKQKLD; this is encoded by the coding sequence ATGTCACAGAAACAGACGAGCGGGGATCGACAGCTTTCGCCCCAGCGGGATAACGCAGTCGCAGGCTCCTCCGAAGGGCCTGCGATTCTCCGTCAGGAGGAATTGTTCCCCGCCGCGATTCACGTTTCGGAGTCGTCATCGTTCTCCGGGCCCCTTCCGCCGCCAGACCTTCTGGCCGAGTACGAAGCGGTGGTACCCGGCTTGGCCGATCGGATCGTCAGAATGGCCGAGGATGAGGGCGGGCATCGCAGGAAAATGCAAAGCGGGTTGTTGCGGCTCTCGTTCCTGGGTCTCGGGTCAGCGTTCATCATCACGATGACCGGGATACTCGGGGGCTTCTACCTGATCAACGGGGGCAAGAGCCTGGAAGGAATCGCCACCTTCATCGGTGCGCTCGGGAGTTTGCTCCTCGTGTACCTTTCTCGCGGCAAGGCGGCCCCGCCTAAAGCCCAGATCGACGAAGGGAAGCAGAAGCTCGACTGA
- a CDS encoding aminopeptidase, whose protein sequence is MKATRFTRPALLLALVALLSACSPGYYLRAAWEQTKILNRRHPIASIVADTATDWETRNKLLLVLQARQFAADSLKLNAGDSYTLFARAESDTLVMVLSAAYKDRFAPHTWRFPIVGRVPYKGFFELRDAQKEQRKLEARGFDTYLRPSAAYSTLGWFNDPLLSTLLRYDEISLANTVIHELFHNTFYAPGQAVFNESLANFVGGRGAIEFFCGRDGPDAATCRTATGAWDDDVTFGVFLKGLVDDLETLYARPDLSRDDKLRERERIFSDAQARFAAEVRPRLKVDTFSGFTRDPLNNATLISRRIYYDRLDLFERVYQSRGGDFRRAMDDIVAAARTNKDDPYGAVEALLR, encoded by the coding sequence ATGAAAGCCACGCGCTTCACCCGTCCGGCGTTGCTGCTGGCGCTCGTGGCGCTGCTTTCCGCCTGCTCGCCCGGCTACTACCTGCGCGCCGCGTGGGAGCAGACCAAGATTCTCAACCGCCGCCACCCGATCGCCAGCATCGTGGCCGACACGGCGACGGACTGGGAAACGCGCAACAAGCTGCTGCTGGTGCTGCAGGCCCGGCAGTTCGCCGCCGACTCGCTGAAGCTCAACGCCGGCGACAGCTACACCCTCTTCGCCCGCGCGGAATCCGACACGCTGGTGATGGTGCTCTCCGCCGCGTACAAGGACCGCTTCGCGCCTCACACGTGGCGCTTCCCGATCGTCGGGCGGGTGCCGTACAAGGGCTTCTTCGAGCTGCGCGACGCCCAGAAGGAGCAGCGCAAGCTGGAGGCGCGCGGCTTCGACACCTACCTGCGCCCCTCGGCCGCGTACAGCACGCTGGGCTGGTTCAACGATCCGCTGCTCTCCACGCTGCTGCGCTACGACGAGATTTCGCTCGCCAACACCGTCATCCACGAGCTCTTCCACAACACCTTCTACGCGCCGGGGCAGGCGGTATTCAACGAGAGCCTGGCCAACTTCGTGGGCGGCCGCGGCGCCATCGAGTTCTTCTGCGGCCGCGACGGTCCCGATGCCGCCACCTGCCGCACGGCCACCGGCGCCTGGGACGACGACGTGACGTTCGGGGTGTTCCTGAAAGGGCTGGTGGACGACCTGGAAACGCTGTACGCCCGGCCAGACCTGTCGAGGGACGACAAGCTGCGAGAGCGCGAGCGCATCTTCAGTGACGCGCAGGCGCGCTTCGCCGCCGAGGTGCGCCCGCGGCTGAAGGTGGATACGTTCTCCGGCTTCACCCGCGACCCGCTGAACAACGCCACGCTGATCTCGCGCCGCATCTACTACGACCGGCTGGACCTGTTCGAGCGCGTGTACCAGTCGCGCGGCGGCGATTTTCGACGCGCGATGGATGACATCGTAGCCGCGGCGCGCACGAACAAGGACGACCCGTACGGCGCCGTAGAGGCCCTGCTGCGGTGA
- a CDS encoding sigma-54 dependent transcriptional regulator, whose amino-acid sequence MSDTSPSEVPISVLIVDDEELLVKSCGQILGSEGYQVYTEGRGKAALDSLRRHRPDIVLTDLHLPDMDGLALLKEIKKQAPETLVVMITGFATVDSSVEAIRAGAYDYIPKPFTATQLRILIGRAGQQVQLVRDNAHLRDQLKKHYSFDNIIGTSDSIQKVFSVVSRVAPTDASVFISGESGTGKELIARAIHANSRRSARPFMAINCAALPDNLLESELFGHEKGSFTGADTLRRGLLEVASGGSFFLDEVSEMSMDLQAKLLRVIQERRIRRVGGESEISIDVRWISATNRDPEQAVRDGNLRQDLLYRLNVVPVKLPAMRQRREDIPALAQHFLRKFAEEYDRGNLRFTPEALRVMCDYSWPGNVRELQNMVERIVSLCLPGQEIGVEDIPEELSAAPSSGTRTAMSFSADQPFHEAKNDAITVFEKEYLRDLLNRHNGNISHAARTAGIDRKTIHRMLTKYDLDGREVAW is encoded by the coding sequence ATGAGCGACACGTCGCCCTCCGAGGTCCCCATCAGCGTGCTCATCGTCGACGACGAGGAGCTGCTGGTAAAGAGCTGCGGGCAGATCCTGGGCAGCGAAGGGTACCAGGTGTACACCGAGGGCCGCGGCAAGGCGGCCCTCGACAGCCTTCGCCGGCACCGCCCCGACATCGTCCTGACCGACCTGCACCTGCCCGACATGGACGGGCTGGCCCTGCTCAAGGAAATCAAGAAGCAGGCGCCGGAAACGCTCGTGGTGATGATCACCGGCTTCGCCACGGTCGACAGCAGCGTCGAGGCCATCCGCGCCGGCGCCTACGACTACATCCCCAAGCCGTTCACGGCCACGCAGCTGCGCATTCTCATCGGGCGCGCCGGGCAGCAGGTGCAGCTGGTCCGCGACAACGCCCACCTGCGCGACCAGCTGAAGAAGCACTACAGCTTCGACAACATCATCGGCACCAGCGACAGCATCCAGAAGGTGTTCTCGGTGGTGTCGCGCGTGGCGCCCACGGATGCCAGCGTCTTCATCTCGGGCGAGTCCGGGACGGGCAAGGAGCTGATCGCGCGCGCCATCCACGCCAACAGCCGGCGGAGCGCGCGGCCCTTCATGGCCATCAACTGCGCCGCGCTTCCCGACAACCTGCTCGAAAGTGAGCTGTTCGGGCACGAGAAGGGCTCGTTCACCGGCGCCGACACGCTGCGGCGCGGGCTGCTGGAGGTGGCTTCGGGCGGAAGCTTCTTCCTGGACGAGGTGTCGGAGATGAGCATGGACCTGCAGGCCAAGCTCCTTCGCGTCATCCAGGAGCGGCGCATTCGGCGGGTGGGCGGCGAGAGCGAAATTTCCATCGACGTGCGGTGGATTTCGGCCACCAACCGCGATCCCGAGCAGGCGGTGCGCGACGGCAACCTGCGGCAGGACCTGCTGTACCGGCTGAACGTGGTGCCGGTGAAGCTGCCCGCCATGCGGCAGCGGCGGGAGGACATTCCCGCGCTGGCCCAGCACTTCCTGCGCAAGTTCGCCGAGGAGTACGACCGCGGAAACCTGCGCTTTACCCCCGAGGCGCTGCGGGTGATGTGCGACTACTCGTGGCCGGGCAACGTGCGCGAGCTGCAGAACATGGTGGAGCGCATCGTTTCGCTGTGCCTCCCCGGGCAGGAGATCGGGGTGGAGGACATTCCCGAGGAGCTGTCGGCGGCGCCCTCCAGCGGCACCCGCACCGCCATGTCGTTCAGCGCCGACCAGCCGTTTCACGAGGCCAAGAACGACGCCATCACGGTGTTCGAAAAGGAGTACCTGCGCGACCTGCTGAACCGGCACAACGGCAACATCTCGCACGCCGCGCGCACCGCGGGGATCGACCGCAAGACCATCCACCGGATGCTCACCAAGTACGACCTCGACGGCCGCGAAGTCGCCTGGTAG